In Pochonia chlamydosporia 170 chromosome 3, whole genome shotgun sequence, the following are encoded in one genomic region:
- a CDS encoding autophagy-like protein 3 (similar to Magnaporthe oryzae 70-15 XP_003720747.1): MNYIRSTVNTLRDRYTPVTHNSTFRQTGQVTPEEFVAAGDYLVYKFPTWSWGDADTESNRVSYLPPGKQYLVTRNVPCHRRLDDDFAGDAGHEEAIVNDGDDFKGAGGAADDDGWLRTGGLASSQPLKARDVRAVDDAGNLADTTDLDDDIPDMEDEDDDDAIIRDTSAESKSGGRRTYTLYIMYSPYYRTPRLYLSGYLPNGQPLPPQSMMDDIVGDYKDKTVTLEDFPFFANNIKMASVHPCKHASVMKTLLDRADAALRIRRDKLKSGKTVGNDPGMEGLVDEVAKLDVKSAQEAADKDEWEEVEGVDADEQDVAIRVDQYLVVFLKFMASVTPGIEHDFTMGV; this comes from the exons ATGAACTACATCCGGTCGACGGTTAACACCCTTCGGGACCGGTATACTCCGGTAACTCACAACTCAACCTTCAGACAGACCGGACAGGTTACGCCGGAAGAATTCGTCGCGGCAGGAGACTATCTGGTGTACAAGTTCCCAACCTGGTCTTGGGGCGATGCCGACACCGAAAGCAACCGCGTGAGCTATCTACCTCCAGGGAAGCAATATCTCGTTACACGGAATGTCCCCTGCCATCGGAGACTAGATGACGACTTTGCAGGAGATGCGGGCCATGAggaggccatcgtcaacgatggcgatgacttCAAAGGCGCTGGTGGCGCGGCAGACGACGATGGATGGCTGAGAACGGGCGGGCTGGCTAGTTCACAGCCTTTGAAGGCCCGGGACGTTAGAGCGGTCGATGATGCCGGAAATTTGGCTGATACAACGgacttggatgatgatatccccgacatggaggacgaggatgacgacgatgccaTTATCCGTGACACCAGCGCCGAGTCCAAGAGCGG TGGAAGACGAACATATACCTTGTACATTATGTACTCACCATACTATCGAACCCCCCGCCTCTATCTCTCAGGATACTTGCCCAACGGACAGCCTCTACCCCCTCAAAGCATGATGGACGACATCGTGGGTGActacaaggacaagaccGTCACTCTCGAAGACTTCCCCTTCTTCGcaaacaacatcaagatGGCTAGCGTGCACCCCTGCAAACACGCCTCCGTCATGAAAACGCTTCTCGATCGTGCCGATGCCGCCCTCCGCATTCGCAGGGATAAACTCAAGTCCGGTAAAACTGTGGGAAATGACCCCGGCATGGAAGGTCTAGTTGACgaagttgccaagctggatGTCAAGAGTGCGCAGGAAGCAGCTGATAAAGATGAGtgggaggaagttgaaggcgTGGATGCTGATGAGCAAGACGTTGCGATTCGGGTAGATCAGTACCTTGTCGTTTTCTTAAAG TTCATGGCGAGCGTGACTCCAGGCATTGAACACGACTTCACGATGGGAGTGTGA